Sequence from the Melospiza melodia melodia isolate bMelMel2 unplaced genomic scaffold, bMelMel2.pri scaffold_345, whole genome shotgun sequence genome:
TCCctgaagcccccagacccaaaccccgAGACCCCGAACCCTGAAAATCCCagtcccaaacccaaaccctgagaCCTCCAGACCCTCCAGACCCAAACCCTGAAATCCCCAGACCCAAACCCTGAGACCCCAAACCCTGAGACCCCCAgatcccccagacccaaaccctgAGACCCCAAATGCTGAAAtcccgggggttttgggggtgggctccggggggattttggggtggggtcCCAGGGGATTTTGGAGGTATTTTAGAGCAGGGtccctggggattttggggtggggtcccaggggattttgggggtattttagagcagggtctcaggggattttggggtggggtcccaggggattttgggggtattttggagCAGGGtcccaggggattttggggtggggtcccaggggattttgggggtgttttggagCAGGGtcccaggggattttggggtgggggtcccaggggattttgggggtgttttggagCAGGGtcccaggggatttttggggccatTTCCCCCCGTTTCCTCCTCCCTCCGGGGCACTGGGGCAAATCTCCTGTGGGGTccgggggggatttttggggcggGGTCCGCGGGGATTTTTGGGGCGGGGTCCCCCCcatttccctcccccgggggcacTGGGGCGAATCTCCTGCCGGGCCCGGGCGCACGCAGCCGATGGCGGCCGCTCCCCAAACCCGGGGAGCTCCCCCAAAACTGGGGGTCCCGagccccctcctcatcctcagcctcctcctcttcctcccaggtATCACTGGCGGGGGGCTGGGTAATGggatttgggtctggggtctcctGAGGATCTCACTTCCGGGGTCTCTGGATTTGGGCCTGGGTGTTTCAGGATTTCCGGGGTCACCGGGTTTGGGGTCTCGGGGATGCCAAGGATCTCACTTCCGGGGTCTCCGGGCGCTCCCCACCCACCCACCTGGGCCGGGgtctcccctgggaccccccccccgAGCTTCTGGGGCCCAACGGGAACTGAAActgggggggaggggcggggggggctgggggggtcctGGGTGAGACCCCCACCCACAGAGCCCCCCAGACCCCCACTGACTCCCAGCCCCTCAAtgacccccagacccctccccaataaccccctccccatttccccccaggtTCCCggcctgagacccctccccaatgacctcccagacccctccccaataaccccctccccatttcccccccaggtTCCCAAGGCCGGACCCCTCCCCAATGACctcccagacccctccccaataaccccctccccatttccccccaggtTCCCggcctgagacccctccccaatgaCCCCATCCCCAATGACcccctcccccatttcccccccaggtTCCCAAggccagacccctccccaatgacctcccagacccctccccaatgaccccctccccatttccccccaggtTCCCGGCCTGAGACCACCAGCTGGCTCCCCCGATCACCCCCCCGAGCCCAGAGACCACCACCCCTCTGTCGGTGCGCACCAGCCCCGACCCCAGCCCCAGGTGCGGCTCGTGGGGAGGGGTCCGCGTGCAGCCGGTGCCCCCATCCAGCTCGGGGACCCCGGGCTCGTCCCTCTCCATCGAGTGCCGCTTCCAGCCTGAGGACGCCAACGTCACCTGGCTGCAGGTGTGCCCGCGGCGCTACCTGGGCCGCACCTGGAGCTGCACCTGGCCGCAGGAGGTgccggccgagggcggcggcCGCCAGGTGAGCGCGGGGCCAGGTGTGTCCCGGCTGAGCTTCGCGCACCTGCGGCACAACCACAGCGGGCTCTACTTCTGCCGTGTGTGGCGGGGCGCGGCGGCCGCGCAGTTCCTGCGGCACCTTCGTCCGGGTGGAGGGTGagtctggggggatttggggggtttgggtcgGGCTGACTCACCTGTGCCGCGCAGAGGCGATGCTGGGTGAGTCTGGGGGCgctttggggggtttgggggtttttgggtggtCGGGCTGACTCACCCGTGCCGCGCAGAGGATGTGCCGGGTGAGTCTGGGGGCgctttggggggtttgggggtggttttggggggtttttgggtcgGGCTGACTCACCCGTGCCGCGCAGAGGACGTGCCGCAGCCGCTGCTGAACCTGGCAGACGCCACCAAGAACAGGATCCTGACGGCGcagggggtgctgctgctgctgtgcgcggcgggcccggggctgctgctgctcttcaggGTGAGGAGGGGGCGTGGGAGGGGACCCCCAACCCTAATGCCGGCCCTGGTATCCCCCTAATCCCagtcctgggcaggggctgctgctgctgctcagggtgaGGAGGGGGCGTCAGGACCCCCGACCCTAATTCCGGCCCTGCTGCCCCCCACCGGTACCTGTCCTGACAGCCCCAATTCATGCTGGCAGCCCCATGTCCCCTTCCAGACACCCCTGCAgacgccctgcccagccccaaccGCCCCCTGGGAGACCCCCAGggtacccccaaaccccctttttTGCCCCCCAACCCCGCCCCCGTACCCCTtttccccccccaaaatccccctcaattcccccccaaaccccttttcccccccaaatccccctcaattcctccccaaaccccctcatATCCCTTTTTCCCCCTGTACCCCCCTCAAttcctccccaaacccccctgtacccctttttccccccaaatccccctcaattcctccccaaaccccctcatatcccttttcctccccaaatccccctcaattcctccccaaatcccccgtacccctttttcccccctcccagaAGCGCTGGGCTAACGAGCGGCTCCTCCAGCCAAGAAAATCTCCTTGGAGGAGGAAAACCTTTATGAGGTGACCTTGgggggagacccctccccaaaacaaGGGGCCTTGGGGAAGCCCCCCAAAAAAGAGGGGGATTAGGGGGGTCCTTCACCCCCTAACCGAACCCCCCACCGCaatttccccctggcaggggctgaaccTGGACGAGTGCTCCATGTACGAGGACATTTCCCGGGGGGTCCAGCCCACCTACCAGGACGTGGGGACCCCCCCTGCCGCCGATGGCCTCCTGGAAAAGCCTTAAAAGACCCCCCAAAATAAGGGGGGGGTCCCACGGGACCCCTCGCCAAAGCCCCCCAAAGGCTTCGCTTCGGTAACTCAAGGCAGCGCTGGTAATAAACGAAAATGAATCAAATTAAAGCAGGTGAGGGGCTAGGGGGGTACTGGGGACCTCCCCCTCGCCTGGAGCTGACGAATTGCTAATAAAGAATGAATTAATCTTTATTAAGCTGTGAATAAATAATGAGTGAGGCCTCTGTTTGCCCCCgttatcccaaatttttccccattttccttaaaattcccccaattttccttAAAGTAACCCCCTTCTTCCTCAAAAATTTCTGCTTTATCCCATTATCCCCAGTTTCCCCCCATTTTATCCCATAATCCCCACTTTCCCTCTATTTCACGCcattatcccaaatttccccattttatcCCATTATCCCGTTTCCCCCTATTTTACCCCATTATCTCCAGTTCCCCCATTATCCAAAATACCCCATGTT
This genomic interval carries:
- the CD79A gene encoding LOW QUALITY PROTEIN: B-cell antigen receptor complex-associated protein alpha chain (The sequence of the model RefSeq protein was modified relative to this genomic sequence to represent the inferred CDS: inserted 1 base in 1 codon; deleted 1 base in 1 codon): MAAAPQTRGAPPKLGVPSPLLILSLLLFLPGITGGGLETTTPLSVRTSPDPSPRCGSWGGVRVQPVPPSSSGTPGSSLSIECRFQPEDANVTWLQVCPRRYLGRTWSCTWPQEVPAEGGGRQVSAGPGVSRLSFAHLRHNHSGLYFCRVWRGAAAAQSCGTFVRVEEDVPQPLLNLADATKNRILTAQGVLLLLCAAGPGLLLLFRKRWANERLLQPXKISLEEENLYEGLNLDECSMYEDISRGVQPTYQDVGTPPAADGLLEKP